GTCTCAAAATGAAATTCTGGTAGAATTTCATGTTAATTTTAAACCACTTACATTTACTGAACAAGTTATCTGCGACGCTcataaatttttatctttgagtTGATAGCCTCTGATTTTGTGCGTGCTCAAATATTGTTCCTTGTATCTTGTAAATCAACATTTCACACTTCTTTCTTCATTCCTCAGTTGCATTCAAAGTGCTGGTGAGAGCTGTGACATTTCATTTCAAGAAACATTACATCAAGGAGTAGTCAACGACGAGCTGGAGATAGATGCAGAGAAGTCAACAGATTTCACTGTGTGCGGTAGCTATACCAAAATATCGATTTCACAAGAAGATAGCTTATTCAGCATGAGATGTAGTCATAGCATTAGGGAAAAGGATTTTCACAGGTTCAACTGTAATTTCTGCCTGAAGAGCTTCCCATCCAAATACAGACTCATAATGCATGTCTTCAACCACATTGATGGTGTGCAGGCACCTGCATATGTGTGTAAGTCATGTGGTGAGGTATTGCCCACTGATGACTGCTTGAAAAAACATTTGATAATGAGTAACGGTGACCAAGCATTATCTGCTGCCAACAGTGAGGTATTTGACTGCAGTGATGACCATGAAAACAATATCTCCTTGGAGAGTGTACGAGAAGGAAGCATGGAAATGACCGAGAAGCAGTCTTCATCCAAGGAAAGTAGGAAAACTTTGAAGAAATCCTTCAATGATGTATATAATACACATACTGTGACACAAGCTGCCGAGAAACCCGAAAGATgtaatgatggaatgttatctacaagTGATaatgtcaaaggtcccgagttcgagtctcgatcgggcacacagttttaatctgccaggaagtttgataatgTCAATGTCCACAGCGTGCTAAGTTCAAAGAGATGTCACAGATGTGATGTTTGTGCTAAGTTGTTCACTCTGTTAAGTAGTCTAAAGAGACACAAATTAATACACACTGGTAAGAGACCTCACGAATGCGACGTTTGCGGCAAATCTTTTAGTCGTTTTAGTAATCTAAAGGTCCATGACTTAATACACACTGGTAGGAGACCTTACAAATGTAGTGTTTGTGGAAAATCTTTTACTCATTCCAGCAATCTGAAGAGACACGAATTAATACACACAGGAAAGAGACCTCATAAATGTGATGTTTGCGGCAAAGCTTTCACTACATTGTACGATCTGAAGCCCCATGTGTTAATGCACACTGGAAAGGGACCCTACAAATGTAGTGTTTGTGGAAAATCGTTTGTTAATTCTGGCAATCTCAAGACACACGAATTAAGACACACTGGAAGCAGACCCTACAAATGTAGTGTATGTGGAAAATCCTTTAATCATTCAGGCCATCGTAAGACACATGAATTCATACACACAGGAAAGAGACCGTACAAATGTGATACTTGTGGCAAACGTTTTAATGCATTGTCCAATCTAAAGTGCCACGTCTTAAT
This Schistocerca gregaria isolate iqSchGreg1 chromosome 11, iqSchGreg1.2, whole genome shotgun sequence DNA region includes the following protein-coding sequences:
- the LOC126294993 gene encoding zinc finger protein 59-like isoform X3; translation: MDCKGTNWLKKENNEVYADSGSLFLEDPLMMPSLLIKHDPELKQDLDGTEHDFFEDDLGISWPNDFIKEDPELNLEVDETENTVAASIRNASDSTSCIQSAGESCDISFQETLHQGVVNDELEIDAEKSTDFTVCGSYTKISISQEDSLFSMRCSHSIREKDFHRFNCNFCLKSFPSKYRLIMHVFNHIDGVQAPAYVCKSCGEVLPTDDCLKKHLIMSNGDQALSAANSEVFDCSDDHENNISLESVREGSMEMTEKQSSSKESRKTLKKSFNDVYNTHTVTQAAEKPERCNDGMLSTRSLIMSMSTAC
- the LOC126294993 gene encoding uncharacterized protein LOC126294993 isoform X1 yields the protein MGVCICHCQNTAHQNSIEDCLGYSYWLKIAIMDCKGTNWLKKENNEVYADSGSLFLEDPLMMPSLLIKHDPELKQDLDGTEHDFFEDDLGISWPNDFIKEDPELNLEVDETENTVAASIRNASDSTSCIQSAGESCDISFQETLHQGVVNDELEIDAEKSTDFTVCGSYTKISISQEDSLFSMRCSHSIREKDFHRFNCNFCLKSFPSKYRLIMHVFNHIDGVQAPAYVCKSCGEVLPTDDCLKKHLIMSNGDQALSAANSEVFDCSDDHENNISLESVREGSMEMTEKQSSSKESRKTLKKSFNDVYNTHTVTQAAEKPERCNDGMLSTRSLIMSMSTAC
- the LOC126294993 gene encoding zinc finger protein 59-like isoform X2, producing MLSVSYEKYQIDVYWLKIAIMDCKGTNWLKKENNEVYADSGSLFLEDPLMMPSLLIKHDPELKQDLDGTEHDFFEDDLGISWPNDFIKEDPELNLEVDETENTVAASIRNASDSTSCIQSAGESCDISFQETLHQGVVNDELEIDAEKSTDFTVCGSYTKISISQEDSLFSMRCSHSIREKDFHRFNCNFCLKSFPSKYRLIMHVFNHIDGVQAPAYVCKSCGEVLPTDDCLKKHLIMSNGDQALSAANSEVFDCSDDHENNISLESVREGSMEMTEKQSSSKESRKTLKKSFNDVYNTHTVTQAAEKPERCNDGMLSTRSLIMSMSTAC
- the LOC126295062 gene encoding zinc finger protein 85-like, with the protein product MRRLRNLKRHELIHTGKRPHKCDVCGKAFTTLYDLKPHVLMHTGKGPYKCSVCGKSFVNSGNLKTHELRHTGSRPYKCSVCGKSFNHSGHRKTHEFIHTGKRPYKCDTCGKRFNALSNLKCHVLIHTGDSPFQM